One window of Oncorhynchus kisutch isolate 150728-3 linkage group LG25, Okis_V2, whole genome shotgun sequence genomic DNA carries:
- the lcmt1 gene encoding leucine carboxyl methyltransferase 1 → MAARQPFTDLDTADEAVRSTCDDATTCKRYATSKGYWTDPYVQYFVRSVGERKAPEINRGYYARVQGMNHLLDAFLRKTKCDCQIVNLGAGLDTTFWRLKDENLMPRKYFEVDFPMIAARKIHNIKTKPPLSKPLIETHSTDSLLLDGHSLDSDRYCIIGADLRDIPGLDDKLKKFHLNPELPTLFLSECVLVYMTPDQSSKLVNWASVTFHTAMFVNYEQVNMLDRFGQVMIENLQRRQCNLAGVEVCQSLETQKERFLKTGWENADALDMMTVYSVIPQDDVARIERLEFLDEKELLQQLLQHYSICWATKDKLKLGLSQVAF, encoded by the exons ATGGCTGCCCGACAACCCTTCACAGATTTAGACACTGCCGACGAAGCAGTGAGGTCGACTTGTGACGATGCAACGACATGcaaaag ATATGCAACCAGTAAAGGCTACTGGACGGACCCCTATGTCCAGTATTTTGTGAGGTCAGTAGGGGAACGAAAAGCTCCAGAAATTAACCGAG GTTACTATGCCCGCGTGCAGGGAATGAACCACCTCCTGGATGCCTTCCTCAGGAAAACAAAGTGTGACTGTCAGATAGTGAACCTGGGGGCAGGGCTGGACACCACTTTCTGGAGGCTAAAG GATGAAAACCTCATGCCTAGAAAATACTTTGAAGTTGACTTTCCAATGATTGCTGCCAGGAAAATACACAACATAAA GACAAAACCACCACTGTCAAAACCTCTCATTGAGACCCACTCCACAGACTCACTATTACTAG ATGGCCACAGCCTAGACTCAGACAGGTACTGCATCATCGGTGCTGACCTCAGGGACATCCCAGGCCTAGATGACAAACTGAAGAAGTTCCACCTCAACCCAGA GTTGCCTACGTTGTTCCTGTCAGAGTGTGTGCTGGTCTACATGACTCCAGATCAGTCATCCAAGCTGGTGAACTGGGCCTCAGTCACCTTCCACACAGCCATGTTTGTCAACTATGAGCAG gtgAACATGCTGGATCGTTTTGGCCAGGTGATGATTGAGAATCTTCAGCGTCGTCAGTGTAATCTGGCTGGAGTGGAGGTGTGTCAGTCACTGGAAACGCAG AAAGAGCGCTTCCTAAAGACGGGCTGGGAGAATGCAGATGCTCTGGACATGATGACTGTGTACAGTGTTATACCTCAGGACGACGTGGCAAG AATAGAGCGTCTGGAATTTCTGGATGAGAAGGAACTTCTGCAGCAGCTCCTCCAACATTATAGTATCTGCTGGGCCACCAAGGACAAGCTCAAGCTAG GACTCTCACAAGTTGCTTTCTGA